The Candidatus Polarisedimenticolaceae bacterium genome includes a window with the following:
- a CDS encoding TraR/DksA family transcriptional regulator has translation MKAKSKTKAPAKTAKAPAKKKAAPKAPAKAAKPAAKKAAPKPAKIEKAAKPAPAKAAKAPKPAPAPSPVPAKAPRTPEPKVARTPASRAAAVAQRRKEWAPFRELLLRKQRDQMQQYSISKGDSEESLDNGTEDYIDYAVNSYAREFLLSLTEMDRKQLVMIEEALRRIDRGEYGNCQQCGATIPRKRLEVQPWARYCITCQELEEQGKLPQYAYHPGEDEDYEDEETAEPEAEAPADEAEEFEAEVDEDEEVETTPEEEPLVVDEGDDDASEE, from the coding sequence ATGAAGGCCAAGTCGAAGACCAAGGCGCCTGCGAAAACCGCCAAGGCGCCCGCCAAAAAGAAGGCCGCGCCGAAGGCTCCCGCGAAGGCGGCGAAGCCCGCGGCGAAGAAGGCCGCCCCCAAGCCGGCGAAGATCGAGAAGGCTGCGAAGCCCGCTCCGGCGAAGGCCGCGAAGGCTCCGAAGCCCGCTCCCGCCCCGAGCCCGGTTCCCGCGAAGGCGCCCAGGACGCCCGAGCCGAAGGTCGCGCGCACGCCCGCGTCCCGCGCCGCCGCCGTGGCGCAGCGACGCAAGGAGTGGGCGCCCTTCCGCGAGCTGCTCCTGCGCAAGCAGCGCGACCAGATGCAGCAGTACTCGATCAGCAAGGGCGACAGCGAGGAGAGCCTCGACAACGGCACCGAGGACTACATCGACTACGCCGTGAACTCCTACGCCCGCGAGTTCCTGCTCTCGCTCACCGAGATGGACCGCAAGCAGCTCGTGATGATCGAGGAGGCGCTGCGACGCATCGATCGCGGGGAATACGGGAACTGCCAGCAGTGCGGCGCGACGATTCCGCGCAAGCGCCTCGAGGTCCAGCCCTGGGCGCGTTACTGCATCACCTGCCAGGAGCTCGAGGAGCAGGGAAAACTCCCGCAGTACGCGTACCACCCCGGCGAGGACGAGGACTACGAGGACGAGGAGACCGCGGAGCCCGAGGCGGAGGCCCCGGCGGACGAGGCGGAGGAGTTCGAGGCGGAGGTCGACGAGGACGAGGAGGTCGAGACCACGCCCGAAGAGGAGCCCCTCGTCGTCGACGAAGGCGACGACGACGCCTCCGAGGAATAG
- a CDS encoding RimK family alpha-L-glutamate ligase gives MRLVILSRRAALYTTRRLVEAATARGHEASVVDPLDCWLVCGRRAPAVHHGPRQRRLSGVDVVLPRIGATITDYGLAVVNQFDMMGVPVVNMSYAIGRSRDKLRSLQFLSRHDIDIPKTVMARHPEQMPHALKIVGGPPVVLKLIQGTQGVGVMLAETPEAVDSIVHTLWSLGQNILVQEFIRESRGRDIRALVVGDRVAAAMRRTARMGDFRSNIHRGGTGRAVRLPAEYARTAIEAARIMGLHIAGVDMLESKSGPKVIEINSSPGFEGLERATGVDVAGEIVDYAAGYARSRRPPREAMA, from the coding sequence ATGCGCCTCGTGATCCTGTCCCGGAGGGCGGCGCTCTATACGACGCGCCGCCTCGTCGAGGCCGCGACGGCCCGCGGGCACGAGGCGTCCGTCGTCGACCCGCTGGATTGCTGGCTCGTGTGCGGCCGGCGCGCGCCGGCCGTGCACCACGGGCCGAGGCAGCGGCGCCTGTCCGGCGTCGACGTCGTGCTCCCGAGGATCGGGGCCACGATCACCGACTACGGCCTGGCCGTGGTGAACCAGTTCGACATGATGGGCGTCCCGGTCGTGAACATGTCCTACGCGATCGGCCGCTCGCGCGACAAGCTGCGAAGCCTCCAGTTCCTCTCGCGGCACGACATCGACATCCCCAAGACGGTGATGGCCCGCCACCCGGAGCAGATGCCGCACGCGCTGAAGATCGTGGGAGGCCCGCCGGTGGTCCTCAAGCTGATCCAGGGAACGCAGGGGGTCGGCGTCATGCTCGCCGAGACCCCGGAAGCGGTGGACTCGATCGTGCACACGTTGTGGTCGCTCGGACAGAACATCCTCGTCCAGGAGTTCATCCGCGAGAGCCGCGGCCGCGACATCCGGGCCCTCGTCGTCGGCGACCGCGTCGCCGCGGCGATGCGGCGGACGGCGCGCATGGGGGACTTCCGGTCGAACATCCACCGCGGCGGGACGGGACGGGCCGTGCGCCTCCCCGCCGAATACGCGCGCACCGCGATCGAGGCGGCGAGGATCATGGGCCTCCACATCGCGGGCGTGGACATGCTCGAGTCGAAGTCCGGCCCCAAGGTCATCGAGATCAACTCCTCACCGGGGTTCGAGGGTCTCGAACGGGCGACCGGGGTGGACGTGGCGGGCGAGATCGTCGACTACGCGGCCGGGTACGCCCGCTCGCGTCGCCCGCCGCGCGAGGCGATGGCGTGA
- a CDS encoding succinylglutamate desuccinylase/aspartoacylase family protein, translating to MSRRRAARPKPLRVGGRPIEPGSTQEILLKISEFYTANPVSIPVTVIRGREAGPTVALVAAVHGDELNGVEIVRQVLLGLSHDRIRGSLVCVPVVNRFGFLSHSRYLPDRRDLNRCFPGNPEGSAAARVAATVFAEIVRKADHGVDFHTAAVGRVNLPHLRADLSDPGAESLARAFGAEFIFDNPGRLRSLRRAATESGIPFVAYEAGETFKFQRREIRKGLFGVYNVLAALGMLDIPPRQPRFRVVVKRAAWVRASRGGILDLRTRPGDLVFEGDVLGGITNPFGREVVSVRSPATGVVLGTTTIPMVNPGDAVAHIARLDRQIRVVEPFAVVGARGRPRIPLDF from the coding sequence GTGAGCCGCCGGCGCGCCGCGCGGCCGAAGCCGCTGCGCGTGGGCGGCCGCCCGATCGAGCCCGGCTCCACGCAGGAGATCCTCCTCAAGATCTCGGAGTTCTACACGGCGAACCCCGTGAGCATCCCCGTGACGGTGATTCGCGGGAGGGAGGCCGGGCCGACCGTCGCGCTCGTCGCGGCCGTTCACGGCGACGAGCTCAACGGGGTCGAGATCGTCCGCCAGGTGCTGCTGGGCCTTTCGCACGACCGCATCCGCGGCTCGCTCGTCTGCGTGCCCGTCGTCAACCGGTTCGGATTCCTCTCCCACTCCCGGTACCTCCCGGACCGGCGCGACCTCAATCGCTGCTTCCCCGGCAACCCCGAGGGCTCCGCGGCGGCGCGCGTCGCCGCGACGGTCTTCGCCGAGATCGTGCGGAAGGCCGACCACGGCGTCGACTTCCACACCGCGGCCGTGGGACGGGTCAACCTCCCGCACTTGAGGGCCGACCTGTCCGACCCCGGGGCGGAGTCGCTCGCCCGGGCGTTCGGCGCGGAGTTCATCTTCGACAACCCCGGTCGCCTGCGCTCGCTGCGTCGCGCCGCGACGGAGTCCGGGATCCCGTTCGTCGCCTACGAGGCGGGGGAGACCTTCAAGTTCCAGCGACGGGAGATCCGCAAGGGGCTCTTCGGCGTCTACAACGTGCTCGCGGCGCTGGGCATGCTCGACATCCCGCCGCGGCAGCCGCGTTTCCGCGTGGTGGTCAAGCGGGCGGCGTGGGTCCGTGCCTCCCGCGGGGGCATCCTCGATCTGCGCACCCGCCCCGGCGATCTCGTGTTCGAGGGGGACGTGCTCGGCGGGATCACGAACCCCTTCGGGCGGGAGGTCGTCTCCGTACGCAGCCCGGCGACCGGGGTGGTGCTCGGGACGACGACGATCCCGATGGTCAATCCCGGAGACGCCGTCGCCCACATCGCGCGTCTCGACCGGCAGATCCGGGTCGTGGAACCGTTCGCGGTGGTGGGCGCGCGGGGGCGGCCGAGGATCCCGCTGGACTTTTGA